The proteins below are encoded in one region of Desulfobacterales bacterium:
- the rpmA gene encoding 50S ribosomal protein L27, whose translation MSHKKAGGSSKNGRDSNAQHRGVKRYGGQSVRAGNVLVRQVGTKIHPGQNVGMGKDYTLFSKIDGRVSYERMGRSKKRVSVYAV comes from the coding sequence ATGTCACATAAAAAAGCAGGCGGCAGTTCAAAGAACGGTCGGGACAGCAACGCCCAGCATCGCGGGGTCAAGCGCTATGGCGGCCAGAGTGTCAGGGCCGGCAACGTGCTCGTGCGTCAGGTGGGCACCAAAATTCACCCGGGCCAGAATGTCGGGATGGGAAAGGATTATACCCTGTTTTCAAAGATCGACGGCCGGGTTTCCTATGAACGCATGGGCCGGTCCAAAAAGCGGGTGAGCGTCTACGCCGTGTGA
- the asnS gene encoding asparagine--tRNA ligase, with product MNRIKINTLLAAASAWDAVLVKGWVRTRRDAKDFSFIELNDGSCRENLQVIADANMAGYEDVKRLSTGSAVSVTGKMKPSPGREQAWEIHAAHIDIHSLAPTDFPLQKKRHSDEFLRTIGHLRPRTNKYGAAFRIRSELSFAIHQFFHERGFIYIHTPIITGSDCEGAGELFQVTALDLNDPPKTDGRIDYTRDFFEKPANLTVSGQLEAEMMALALGDVYTFGPTFRAENSNTSRHMAEFWMVEPEMAFCDLTGDMDNAEAFIKYVTEYIIRHCPSDLSLFARFVDKTLMAALENINANKFIRLPYTEAVQILSHAKNRFTYPVHFGSDLQTEHERFLAETHFKQPVIIYDYPKTIKPFYMRVNADGETVAAMDVIVPRIGEIIGGSQREERMDVLEERMTETGINPADYWWYLDSRRYGSVYHSGYGVGFERLMMLLTGISNIRDVIPFPRTPGNLEF from the coding sequence ATGAATCGCATAAAGATTAACACGCTGCTGGCTGCGGCATCCGCATGGGACGCCGTCTTAGTCAAAGGCTGGGTCCGGACACGGCGGGATGCCAAAGATTTTTCATTTATCGAGCTAAATGACGGCTCCTGCCGGGAAAACCTCCAGGTGATTGCGGATGCGAACATGGCGGGATACGAAGATGTAAAACGCCTCTCCACCGGCTCCGCTGTATCGGTGACAGGGAAAATGAAACCTTCGCCAGGCAGGGAACAGGCCTGGGAAATCCATGCGGCGCATATCGACATCCATAGCCTCGCACCGACGGATTTTCCGCTTCAGAAAAAACGCCATTCGGATGAATTTTTACGCACTATCGGGCATCTGCGGCCGCGCACCAATAAATACGGGGCGGCCTTCCGCATTCGCTCTGAACTCTCATTTGCCATCCATCAATTCTTTCACGAACGGGGCTTTATCTATATCCATACCCCCATTATTACCGGATCGGACTGTGAGGGGGCTGGTGAATTATTCCAGGTCACGGCCCTGGATCTGAATGATCCGCCAAAAACCGACGGCCGCATCGATTATACCCGGGATTTCTTTGAAAAACCCGCCAATCTCACGGTTTCCGGCCAACTGGAGGCCGAAATGATGGCCCTGGCCTTAGGCGATGTATATACCTTCGGCCCCACGTTCCGGGCGGAGAATTCCAACACCAGCCGGCACATGGCGGAATTCTGGATGGTGGAGCCTGAGATGGCCTTCTGCGATCTTACTGGAGATATGGATAATGCCGAGGCTTTTATCAAGTATGTCACCGAATATATCATACGCCACTGCCCCTCGGATCTTTCCCTGTTTGCCCGGTTTGTGGATAAGACCCTGATGGCGGCCCTCGAAAATATAAATGCCAACAAGTTTATCCGGCTTCCCTATACGGAAGCTGTCCAAATTTTATCCCATGCTAAAAACCGGTTTACCTATCCGGTCCACTTCGGAAGCGATCTTCAGACCGAGCATGAGCGGTTTCTGGCTGAAACCCATTTCAAACAGCCCGTGATCATCTATGATTATCCTAAAACGATCAAACCATTTTACATGCGGGTCAATGCGGACGGCGAAACCGTGGCGGCCATGGATGTGATCGTTCCCCGGATCGGGGAGATCATCGGCGGCAGTCAGCGGGAGGAACGTATGGATGTGCTTGAAGAGCGGATGACCGAAACCGGCATTAATCCGGCGGACTACTGGTGGTATCTGGATTCAAGACGCTACGGCAGCGTCTATCACAGCGGCTACGGGGTGGGGTTTGAGCGGTTGATGATGTTGTTGACCGGTATCAGCAATATCCGGGATGTGATCCCCTTCCCGCGAACTCCGGGAAATCTTGAATTTTAA
- the dsrM gene encoding sulfate reduction electron transfer complex DsrMKJOP subunit DsrM, producing MSMNVSYLYSLLAVIVLGLIAYAGAAIGLEALFGIVIPYLAVLVFFLGFINKVLDWAKSPVPFRITTTCGQQTSQDWIKQSKIDNPSTTTGVIIRMLLEILLFRSLFRNTRVEIKGKTVAYKWVVWLWLFAIMFHYSFLVVVIRHLRFFVEPVPFFVSSLEAVDGMLQIGLPGLFLSGVVLVGAATLLLLRRILLPKMNYFSRPADYFPLFLIIGIALTGILMRHFTKVDVVKVKELTLGLASFHPGIPEGGVGALFYVHIFFVSLLVAYIPFSKIMHMGGVFLSPTRNLANNNRMKRHINPWNPSVKIHTYEEYEEHFRDKLKEAGIPVEKE from the coding sequence ATGTCAATGAATGTCAGTTATTTGTATTCGCTTCTGGCGGTGATCGTACTGGGATTAATCGCTTATGCGGGAGCGGCCATCGGACTGGAAGCCCTCTTTGGTATTGTAATCCCCTACCTGGCGGTTCTGGTATTTTTTCTGGGGTTTATCAACAAGGTGCTTGACTGGGCCAAATCCCCGGTGCCGTTCAGGATTACCACCACCTGCGGGCAGCAGACGTCCCAAGACTGGATCAAACAATCAAAAATCGACAATCCAAGTACCACCACCGGCGTCATTATCCGGATGCTGCTTGAGATCCTGCTGTTCCGCTCCCTGTTCAGAAATACCCGGGTGGAAATTAAAGGGAAAACGGTTGCCTACAAATGGGTGGTCTGGCTCTGGCTGTTTGCCATTATGTTTCACTATTCCTTTCTGGTTGTGGTGATTCGCCATTTGCGCTTCTTTGTGGAGCCGGTGCCCTTTTTCGTCTCTTCGCTGGAGGCTGTTGACGGCATGCTGCAGATCGGGCTGCCGGGGCTTTTCCTCTCCGGCGTGGTGCTGGTGGGGGCGGCCACCCTGCTCCTGCTCCGCCGGATACTTCTGCCGAAAATGAATTATTTCTCCCGGCCGGCGGATTACTTCCCCTTGTTTCTGATCATCGGCATCGCCCTGACCGGGATTCTGATGCGCCATTTTACCAAGGTGGACGTAGTGAAGGTCAAGGAGCTTACCCTGGGGCTTGCCTCTTTTCATCCCGGTATACCGGAAGGTGGGGTGGGCGCCCTGTTTTACGTGCATATCTTTTTTGTAAGCCTCTTGGTCGCCTATATCCCGTTCAGTAAAATCATGCACATGGGCGGGGTTTTCCTGAGCCCCACCCGGAACCTGGCCAACAACAATCGCATGAAGCGGCACATCAACCCGTGGAATCCGAGTGTTAAAATCCATACCTATGAAGAATATGAAGAACATTTCAGGGATAAACTCAAAGAAGCGGGCATCCCGGTGGAAAAGGAGTAG
- the dsrJ gene encoding sulfate reduction electron transfer complex DsrMKJOP subunit DsrJ, whose translation MNDKGKIIVGLIIFVAVFTFPFWYNHGSATQPPEPKLTDKAKKAEKCVEDTTYMRTEHMQILDEWRDTVTREDKRVYVNKSGKEYMASLSNTCMDCHSNKEDFCDKCHTYTSVDPYCWDCHTYPEEKK comes from the coding sequence ATGAATGATAAGGGAAAAATCATCGTCGGACTGATTATCTTCGTTGCCGTGTTTACATTTCCCTTCTGGTACAATCACGGGTCTGCAACACAGCCGCCGGAGCCGAAGCTGACCGATAAGGCCAAGAAGGCTGAAAAATGCGTTGAAGATACCACCTACATGCGCACCGAACATATGCAGATTCTTGATGAATGGCGGGATACGGTAACCCGCGAGGACAAACGGGTATACGTAAACAAAAGCGGCAAGGAATATATGGCAAGTCTTTCAAACACATGTATGGATTGCCATTCCAACAAGGAAGACTTCTGTGACAAGTGTCACACCTATACATCGGTCGATCCTTACTGCTGGGACTGCCATACCTATCCGGAGGAGAAGAAGTGA
- the nrfD gene encoding NrfD/PsrC family molybdoenzyme membrane anchor subunit — protein sequence MLEKALRGSKGYWVWLLALLAVIGVGFGVYLRQLNFGLGITGMSRDVSWGFYIAQFTFLVGVAASAVMLVIPYYLHDYKKFGKITVLGEFLAVSSVIMCLLFIIADLGQPMRLFNVLIHPTPYSMLFWDMIVLNGYLLLNIVIGWNVLDAERNDVPPPQWVKPLIYLSIPWAISIHTVTAFLYCGLPGRGFWLTAVLAPRFLASAFAAGPAFLILLAFIVRKFANYDVGREQIQTLAKIVTYGAIANIFFFLCEVFVAVYSQIPEHTAHLQYLFFGLEGHGVLVPWMWTSIFLMITAIILLVIPAARKNEAVLGVACVAIFVGIWIDKGLGMISGGFIPNPLHHVREYVPTVPEIMITIAIYATGFLILTILYKVVVGVKQETGE from the coding sequence ATGCTTGAAAAGGCGCTAAGAGGAAGTAAAGGCTATTGGGTGTGGCTGCTGGCCCTGCTTGCGGTCATCGGGGTTGGCTTCGGGGTGTATCTGCGCCAGCTCAACTTCGGGCTGGGCATTACCGGCATGAGCCGCGATGTATCCTGGGGGTTCTATATCGCCCAGTTTACATTTCTGGTCGGGGTGGCAGCCTCGGCCGTGATGCTGGTGATTCCCTATTACCTGCATGATTACAAGAAATTCGGCAAGATCACGGTGCTGGGCGAGTTTCTGGCCGTCTCCTCGGTGATCATGTGTCTGCTGTTTATTATTGCCGATCTCGGGCAGCCCATGCGGCTGTTCAATGTCTTGATCCATCCCACGCCCTATTCCATGCTCTTCTGGGACATGATCGTCTTGAACGGGTATCTGCTTTTAAATATTGTGATCGGCTGGAACGTGCTGGATGCGGAACGAAATGATGTGCCGCCCCCCCAATGGGTCAAACCGCTTATCTACTTGTCAATTCCCTGGGCCATCAGTATCCATACGGTCACCGCATTTCTTTACTGCGGTCTGCCCGGCCGGGGCTTCTGGCTGACGGCCGTACTGGCCCCCCGCTTTTTGGCCTCCGCGTTTGCCGCGGGTCCGGCATTTCTTATTCTGCTGGCTTTTATCGTTCGAAAGTTTGCCAACTACGATGTGGGGCGCGAGCAGATTCAGACCCTGGCCAAAATCGTCACCTACGGCGCCATTGCCAACATCTTCTTCTTTCTCTGTGAAGTCTTTGTTGCCGTATACAGTCAGATTCCGGAACACACCGCCCATCTTCAGTACCTGTTCTTCGGCCTCGAGGGCCATGGCGTGCTGGTGCCCTGGATGTGGACCTCGATATTTCTGATGATTACGGCCATCATATTGCTGGTAATCCCTGCGGCCCGAAAAAATGAGGCGGTCCTGGGAGTGGCCTGTGTGGCCATATTCGTGGGCATCTGGATTGATAAGGGGCTGGGGATGATTTCCGGCGGATTTATTCCCAATCCGCTTCACCATGTCCGCGAATATGTGCCCACGGTGCCGGAAATCATGATCACCATTGCGATCTATGCCACCGGATTTCTTATCCTCACGATTCTCTACAAGGTTGTTGTGGGGGTTAAGCAGGAAACCGGCGAGTAA
- the rplU gene encoding 50S ribosomal protein L21, translated as MYAVIATGGKQYRVKEGDVLRIEKMPGNVGESLAFDKVLLLSDGNELNIGEPTVPNASVNARIVEQGKGKKVLVFKYKRRKRYRRKQGHRQPFTAVQIDSIGQ; from the coding sequence ATGTATGCGGTGATTGCCACAGGCGGCAAACAATACCGGGTGAAAGAGGGCGACGTTCTCCGCATTGAGAAAATGCCGGGCAACGTGGGTGAGTCACTGGCGTTTGACAAAGTACTTCTTTTGTCAGACGGCAATGAATTAAACATCGGTGAGCCCACAGTGCCGAACGCCTCAGTCAATGCCCGGATTGTGGAGCAGGGAAAAGGAAAAAAGGTCCTGGTGTTCAAATATAAGCGGCGGAAACGGTATCGCCGCAAGCAGGGCCATCGACAGCCGTTTACCGCGGTTCAAATCGACAGTATCGGTCAATAA
- a CDS encoding RsbRD N-terminal domain-containing protein, whose product MNPETLLSQKRKKIINQWFDAVIAAYPDDSTQFFKKTADPFANPVGSTIERSLNELFDELIKSEWDQEAVKNAIDGIIRIQSVQEFQPSDAIGFIFSIKPSIRKRLTKYENEKAVKAYLDALDANIEQLLRIAFDLYMECRQKVFLMRANQSRDRVRQLLIKKGYIEEIPEKGNNLEDIIA is encoded by the coding sequence ATGAATCCGGAAACCCTATTATCGCAAAAGCGGAAAAAAATTATCAACCAATGGTTTGATGCGGTCATTGCCGCTTATCCGGACGACTCCACCCAATTTTTCAAAAAAACCGCCGATCCGTTTGCCAACCCGGTGGGCAGCACCATCGAGCGTTCCTTAAATGAGTTGTTCGATGAATTAATCAAATCCGAATGGGATCAGGAAGCGGTTAAAAACGCTATTGACGGAATTATCCGGATTCAATCTGTGCAGGAGTTCCAACCGTCGGATGCCATCGGGTTTATCTTCTCCATTAAGCCATCGATTCGAAAACGCCTGACAAAATATGAGAATGAAAAAGCGGTTAAAGCCTATCTGGACGCGCTGGATGCCAATATCGAACAGTTGCTGCGCATTGCGTTTGATCTCTACATGGAGTGCCGCCAGAAGGTTTTTTTGATGCGCGCCAATCAGTCACGGGACCGGGTGCGCCAACTGTTGATCAAAAAGGGATATATCGAGGAGATTCCCGAAAAAGGAAACAACCTTGAAGATATTATTGCATAG
- a CDS encoding (Fe-S)-binding protein has protein sequence MSEVPKPDELIENIDHTPPEEEWEKIESPITEGRFSYPAKGKNLEVMEFRAPGEWSPKDEEWPLPDNWQEIIHEGFKERLEKYRSLKVFMDICVRCGACADKCHYFIGTGDPKNMPVVRAELLRSIYRKDFTTAGKILGSIAGGRSLTKDTIKEWFSYFYQCSECRRCSVFCPYGIDTAEVTMMGRELLNLLGLNINWIMEPVANCFRTGNHLGIQPQAFKEIVDFLTDDIEEITGIKINPSFNRKGAEILFITPSGDYFADPGTYTFMGYLMLFEALGLDYTLSTYASEGGNFGLFTSSDTMKKLNSKMYAEARRLGVKWILGGECGHMWRVINQYMDTMNGPADFMEVPKSPITGTVFNNAASTKMVHITEFTADLIRHNKLKLDPSRNDSYKVTFHDSCNPSRAMGLLDEPRYVIQNVCNNFYEMPENTIREQTFCCGSGSGLNNEEVMDLRLRGGLPRANAVKHVYEKYGVNMLACICAIDRAAFPPLMEYWVPEVGTTGVHELVANALVMDGEIERTTNLRFEPLKEEEDESDE, from the coding sequence ATGTCAGAAGTCCCAAAACCCGATGAGTTGATTGAGAACATAGATCATACCCCCCCGGAGGAGGAGTGGGAGAAGATTGAGTCCCCCATTACCGAGGGCCGGTTTTCCTATCCGGCCAAAGGCAAGAACTTAGAGGTCATGGAGTTTCGCGCGCCGGGGGAGTGGTCGCCGAAGGATGAAGAGTGGCCCTTGCCGGACAACTGGCAGGAAATTATCCATGAGGGTTTCAAGGAGCGGCTGGAGAAATACCGCTCCCTGAAGGTCTTTATGGATATCTGCGTCCGGTGCGGGGCCTGCGCGGACAAATGCCATTACTTTATCGGCACCGGCGACCCCAAGAATATGCCGGTGGTGCGGGCCGAGCTTTTGCGCTCCATCTATCGCAAGGATTTTACCACCGCCGGCAAGATCCTGGGCTCCATTGCGGGCGGCCGGAGTCTCACCAAGGATACAATCAAGGAATGGTTCTCCTACTTCTATCAATGCTCGGAATGCCGGCGCTGCTCGGTCTTCTGCCCCTATGGGATTGATACGGCGGAAGTGACCATGATGGGCCGCGAGCTTTTAAATCTTCTGGGGCTTAACATCAACTGGATCATGGAGCCGGTGGCCAACTGCTTCCGCACCGGAAACCATCTGGGCATCCAACCCCAGGCGTTTAAGGAAATAGTGGATTTCTTGACCGATGATATCGAGGAGATCACCGGTATCAAGATAAACCCGAGTTTTAACCGGAAAGGCGCCGAAATCCTGTTTATCACGCCCTCCGGCGACTACTTTGCCGATCCCGGAACATATACGTTCATGGGATATCTGATGCTGTTTGAGGCGCTGGGCCTGGATTACACTTTGAGCACCTATGCCTCGGAAGGCGGCAACTTCGGCCTGTTTACATCATCGGATACCATGAAAAAGCTAAACTCCAAAATGTATGCCGAAGCCCGCCGCCTGGGCGTTAAATGGATTCTGGGCGGGGAGTGCGGCCATATGTGGCGGGTGATCAACCAGTATATGGATACCATGAACGGCCCGGCCGATTTTATGGAAGTGCCGAAATCGCCGATCACCGGCACGGTGTTCAACAACGCGGCCTCCACTAAAATGGTGCACATCACCGAGTTTACGGCGGATCTGATCCGGCACAACAAGCTAAAGCTTGATCCAAGCAGAAACGACAGCTACAAGGTCACCTTCCACGACTCCTGCAACCCGTCCCGGGCCATGGGGCTTCTGGATGAGCCCCGTTATGTCATCCAGAACGTATGCAACAATTTCTATGAAATGCCGGAAAACACGATCCGGGAGCAGACCTTCTGCTGCGGCAGCGGTTCCGGCTTAAATAACGAAGAAGTGATGGACCTGCGGTTAAGAGGCGGGCTGCCCCGGGCCAATGCCGTCAAGCATGTGTATGAGAAATACGGGGTCAATATGCTGGCCTGCATCTGCGCCATCGACCGGGCGGCCTTTCCGCCGCTTATGGAATACTGGGTGCCTGAGGTGGGAACCACGGGTGTCCATGAACTGGTGGCCAATGCCCTGGTAATGGACGGGGAAATCGAGCGAACCACGAACCTGCGGTTCGAACCCCTGAAGGAAGAGGAGGACGAATCGGATGAATGA
- the gyrB gene encoding DNA topoisomerase (ATP-hydrolyzing) subunit B, translating to MTEEAKHTYDELSINVLKGLEAVRMRPAMYIGNVDVEGLHHLIYEIVDNSIDEAMAGYCDLITVRIHTDKSVSIEDNGRGIPVGMHKSENMPALEVVLTKLHAGGKFDHESYKVSGGLHGVGVSVVNALSAFLEVEVYLNGKIYYQSYEKGHKSSELKVIGETEKRGTKIRFKPDMEILTTDEFNYETLNRRLRELAFLNKGLNITIEDERSDQKEAFCYEGGLAQFVKYLNRRHTPIHEPVLIEGEKNDIQAEIAIQYNDTYKEKIFSFANNINTAEGGFHLIGFKTGLTRTLNQYAVGAELLKNVKSKISGDDVREGLTAIISIRIKSPQFEGQTKTKLGNSEVKGVVESLLNEKLSVFLEENPAIAKKIVAKAVDAARARDAAKRARDLARSKGALADTTLPGKLADCQYSEPEFRELFIVEGDSAGGSAKLGRDRKSQAILPLKGKILNVEKARFDKLLRSEEIKNMITALGTGIGSEEYDIDKIKYHKVIIMTDADVDGSHIRTLLLTFFYRQMPEIIDRGYLYIAQPPLFRVGKGKNAIYLKDEHEYMDYLLERVCDNVRLTLDDGAEDLSGRELYMFISNLAEYFTVLTRLEKHGIYSELVELMIKSGVEDKEFLQSEERMAALREIMMENGYEASDYQWNPERNVYEMMVTSTQQDILNQLFKDQTAKNRIPVKIGRGLVYSTDFQTALVLYKKILKYDRPPFSIHKTDKESKPIQVESKETLINQMLEDGKKGLSIQRYKGLGEMNPDQLWETTMAPETRTLLQVRVENIVDTDDTFTILMGDEVEPRRNFIQSNALEVNTLDI from the coding sequence ATGACTGAAGAAGCCAAACATACCTATGATGAATTAAGCATTAACGTTTTAAAGGGCCTGGAGGCTGTCCGGATGCGGCCCGCCATGTATATCGGCAATGTCGATGTGGAGGGGCTGCATCACCTGATCTACGAAATCGTGGACAACAGTATTGACGAGGCCATGGCCGGCTACTGCGATCTGATAACAGTGAGGATCCATACCGATAAGTCGGTCAGCATTGAGGACAACGGCCGGGGCATTCCGGTGGGCATGCATAAAAGCGAAAACATGCCCGCCCTTGAGGTGGTGCTCACCAAACTGCATGCCGGCGGGAAATTCGACCACGAGTCCTATAAGGTCTCCGGCGGCCTCCACGGCGTAGGGGTTTCGGTGGTCAATGCCTTGTCCGCCTTTCTTGAGGTGGAAGTGTATCTGAACGGCAAGATTTATTACCAGTCCTATGAAAAGGGGCATAAGAGCTCTGAACTCAAGGTAATCGGGGAAACCGAGAAACGGGGCACCAAGATCCGCTTTAAACCGGATATGGAAATCCTCACCACCGATGAATTCAACTATGAGACCCTTAACCGAAGACTCCGGGAACTGGCGTTTTTAAACAAGGGCTTAAATATCACCATTGAAGACGAGCGCTCGGATCAGAAAGAGGCGTTCTGTTATGAGGGCGGGCTTGCCCAGTTCGTCAAATACTTAAACCGCCGCCACACCCCCATTCATGAACCGGTTTTAATCGAAGGTGAGAAAAACGACATCCAGGCTGAAATCGCCATTCAGTACAATGATACCTATAAAGAAAAGATTTTTTCTTTTGCCAATAATATCAATACCGCCGAAGGGGGGTTCCACTTAATCGGATTTAAGACCGGGCTTACCCGAACACTTAACCAGTACGCGGTGGGCGCGGAGCTTCTGAAAAACGTTAAATCCAAAATCTCCGGCGATGACGTGCGGGAGGGGCTGACCGCGATCATCAGCATCCGGATCAAATCCCCCCAGTTTGAGGGGCAGACCAAAACCAAATTGGGAAACTCCGAGGTCAAGGGGGTTGTCGAATCCCTGCTTAATGAAAAGCTAAGCGTTTTTTTGGAAGAAAATCCGGCGATTGCCAAAAAAATCGTGGCCAAGGCCGTGGATGCGGCCCGGGCCAGGGATGCGGCCAAGCGGGCAAGGGATCTGGCCCGGAGCAAAGGGGCGCTGGCAGATACCACGCTGCCTGGAAAACTGGCGGATTGTCAGTATTCCGAACCCGAGTTCCGGGAATTGTTTATTGTGGAGGGAGACTCCGCCGGCGGCTCCGCCAAGCTCGGCCGGGATCGTAAATCCCAGGCCATTCTGCCGCTCAAAGGAAAAATTTTAAACGTTGAAAAAGCCCGGTTTGACAAGCTTTTGCGCAGCGAGGAGATCAAGAATATGATCACCGCCCTGGGCACCGGTATCGGCAGTGAGGAATATGATATTGATAAAATCAAATACCACAAGGTGATCATCATGACGGACGCGGATGTGGACGGCTCCCACATCCGGACTCTCCTGCTGACCTTTTTCTATCGCCAGATGCCGGAGATCATTGACCGGGGGTATCTCTATATTGCGCAGCCGCCGCTTTTCCGGGTGGGCAAGGGCAAAAATGCCATTTATCTCAAAGATGAACATGAATACATGGATTACCTCCTGGAGCGGGTCTGCGACAATGTGCGGCTTACGTTAGACGACGGGGCGGAGGATCTTAGCGGCCGGGAATTATACATGTTTATTTCCAATCTGGCCGAATATTTCACGGTTTTAACCCGGCTGGAAAAACACGGGATTTACTCCGAACTGGTGGAGTTGATGATCAAAAGCGGGGTGGAAGACAAGGAATTTCTGCAGAGCGAAGAGCGAATGGCGGCGCTGCGTGAAATAATGATGGAAAACGGCTATGAGGCCAGTGATTACCAATGGAATCCGGAGCGAAATGTTTATGAAATGATGGTTACTTCCACCCAGCAGGACATTCTAAATCAGCTGTTCAAAGACCAGACCGCCAAAAACCGGATTCCGGTAAAAATCGGCCGCGGCCTGGTTTATTCCACGGATTTTCAGACTGCGCTGGTATTGTATAAGAAAATCCTCAAATATGACCGCCCGCCCTTTTCCATCCACAAAACCGACAAGGAATCCAAGCCCATCCAGGTGGAGAGCAAGGAAACACTGATCAATCAGATGTTAGAGGACGGCAAGAAGGGCTTAAGCATTCAGCGCTACAAAGGCTTGGGAGAGATGAACCCGGATCAGCTGTGGGAGACCACAATGGCCCCGGAAACCCGGACCCTGCTTCAGGTACGGGTGGAAAATATTGTGGATACCGATGATACGTTTACCATCCTGATGGGCGATGAGGTGGAGCCGCGCCGGAACTTCATCCAGAGCAATGCCTTAGAGGTCAACACCCTGGATATTTAA
- a CDS encoding 4Fe-4S dicluster domain-containing protein: protein MDDSRRSFLKFAGISALGLGGVSILTGLKPGAVTAADTASEPLYKNTEKALTAERWGMVVDTRKLTRSLCDKMVAACHKTHNVPDLDNDRHTIKWLWTDGFEHIFPMKHDQYLAERLHGLPILSLCNQCNNPPCVQACPTQATFQREDGIVMMDFHRCIGCRFCMAACPYGSRSFNFRDPRPAIKEENPDFPTRMKGVVEKCNFCAERLAEGKMPACVEVSEGALVFGDLEDPNSEIRKVLRENYAIRRKQSLGTNPSVYYII, encoded by the coding sequence ATGGATGATTCAAGACGAAGCTTTTTAAAATTCGCAGGAATTTCAGCATTGGGGCTGGGTGGGGTATCAATCCTGACGGGTTTGAAGCCGGGAGCGGTCACTGCGGCGGACACCGCGTCCGAGCCTCTCTATAAGAATACGGAAAAGGCGCTGACCGCCGAACGCTGGGGCATGGTGGTGGATACCCGCAAACTGACCCGGAGTCTGTGTGATAAAATGGTGGCTGCCTGCCACAAGACGCATAACGTCCCGGATCTTGACAATGACCGCCATACCATCAAATGGCTCTGGACAGACGGTTTTGAGCACATCTTTCCCATGAAGCATGATCAATATCTGGCCGAGCGGCTGCACGGGCTGCCGATCCTTTCCCTTTGCAACCAGTGCAACAACCCGCCCTGTGTGCAGGCATGTCCAACTCAGGCGACTTTCCAGCGTGAAGACGGCATCGTGATGATGGATTTTCATCGGTGCATCGGCTGCCGGTTCTGCATGGCCGCCTGCCCCTATGGGTCCAGGAGTTTTAACTTCCGGGATCCGCGGCCGGCGATTAAAGAGGAAAATCCGGATTTTCCCACGCGGATGAAAGGCGTGGTGGAAAAATGCAATTTCTGCGCGGAGCGGTTGGCTGAGGGCAAAATGCCGGCCTGTGTTGAGGTGTCAGAGGGTGCTCTGGTATTCGGCGATCTCGAAGATCCGAACTCTGAGATCCGGAAGGTGCTGCGGGAGAACTACGCGATCCGCCGCAAGCAGAGCCTGGGCACGAACCCTTCGGTATATTACATTATATGA